A single genomic interval of Dehalococcoidales bacterium harbors:
- the mutS gene encoding DNA mismatch repair protein MutS, giving the protein MAKEELTPIRRQYLKIKHDYPQAIVLFRLGDFYETFDSDAELTSRELDIVLTSREMGKGHRIPMAGIPHHALDNYLARLINRGYKVAICEQVTKPGESKGIVERNVVRVVTPGTVIEPGLLNSRTNNYLVSLVLDDEAAGIAYVDITTSDFAVTQTPLDRVNAELERLKASEIITANSSQLSDLELSFPLSRLEDYWFEINEARQTLLKHFGVASLDGYGCSHLPLAVRAAGAIISYIRETQKGVLGQLTRLTTYSTDSFMALDAQTQKNLELFHSGREQRTDGSLLSVIDLTRTPMGSRLLKRWLGQPLLDITELTKRQDIINWFFDNTLIRNQTTSWLDKVVDLERLINRIRSDVATPRELISLKQGLEIIPKLIEVIDADNEDSAIGLLRKELRPRQDVIDLITEAIEDLPPSSLSAGGVVRRGFSEELDSLRLVAKNAKQYLANLEHQEREKTGIKSLKVGFNRVFGYYIEVSKANLGQVPQSYIRKQTLVGGERFFTPELKEYESLILNARDRIGELEAGIFRRICCQVSTASERILAVASVLANLDVFSSLAEVAVNHSYVRPRLTMDSEIVIKGGRHPVVERGVSTNSFVPNDTYLSNSDNQLIVLTGPNMSGKSTYLRQVALSVLLAQIGSFIPAESATIGLVDRIFTRIGAGEDIAAGQSTFMVEMVETANILNNATQRSLIILDEIGRGTSTYDGLSIARAVCEYIHNNSRLGAKTIFATHYHELVELASVLPRVKNFNVAVTEEGGRVVFLYKIVPGGVDKSYGIHVAQLAGLPKPVVQRANEILKEMEEGNSKETTARERLGRKKETARQTSFFGPKSPVAEELERLDINSLTPLEAINKLYELQKKARDG; this is encoded by the coding sequence ATGGCAAAAGAAGAACTAACTCCTATCCGGCGGCAGTACCTAAAGATAAAGCACGATTACCCCCAGGCTATTGTCCTCTTCCGGCTGGGAGATTTCTATGAGACCTTTGACAGCGACGCCGAGCTTACCTCCCGTGAGCTGGATATTGTCCTGACTTCAAGGGAGATGGGTAAGGGGCACCGGATACCCATGGCCGGTATTCCTCATCACGCCCTGGATAATTATCTGGCGAGGCTTATTAATCGTGGCTATAAGGTTGCTATATGTGAGCAGGTTACCAAACCCGGTGAGAGTAAAGGCATTGTTGAACGTAATGTGGTGCGGGTGGTAACACCGGGAACAGTCATTGAACCAGGCCTTCTCAATAGCCGAACCAATAACTATCTGGTTAGCCTTGTTCTGGATGATGAAGCAGCGGGTATTGCCTACGTTGATATCACCACCAGTGATTTTGCGGTCACCCAGACACCTCTTGATCGGGTTAACGCCGAACTGGAGCGACTCAAGGCTTCAGAGATTATTACAGCGAACAGTTCTCAGTTATCCGATCTGGAACTATCATTCCCGTTAAGCCGCCTTGAAGATTATTGGTTTGAAATCAATGAGGCCCGACAAACATTACTCAAGCACTTTGGAGTAGCCTCTCTTGACGGCTATGGATGCAGTCACCTCCCCCTGGCAGTGAGAGCTGCCGGCGCCATTATTAGTTACATTCGGGAAACGCAGAAGGGAGTTCTGGGACAGCTAACCCGGCTTACTACCTATTCGACAGATTCGTTCATGGCACTCGATGCACAGACCCAGAAAAATCTGGAGCTGTTTCACTCTGGCCGAGAGCAGCGAACCGATGGCTCTCTGCTCTCGGTGATCGACCTGACCAGAACACCGATGGGGAGCCGACTGTTAAAGCGCTGGTTAGGGCAGCCTTTACTTGACATAACAGAACTAACTAAGAGGCAAGACATAATAAACTGGTTCTTCGATAACACATTGATTCGCAATCAGACAACTTCCTGGCTCGATAAGGTGGTTGACCTGGAACGGTTGATTAACCGGATCAGGAGTGATGTAGCTACTCCCCGTGAGTTAATCAGCCTGAAGCAAGGTCTGGAGATTATCCCCAAGCTGATCGAAGTAATCGATGCTGATAATGAAGATAGCGCCATCGGATTGCTCAGAAAAGAGCTCAGGCCCCGCCAGGATGTTATTGATTTAATTACAGAGGCAATAGAAGATCTACCACCATCTTCCTTAAGCGCCGGAGGCGTAGTGCGAAGAGGGTTCTCCGAGGAACTGGATAGCCTGCGTCTGGTAGCTAAGAATGCCAAGCAGTATCTGGCTAATCTAGAGCACCAAGAACGGGAGAAGACCGGGATCAAGTCGCTCAAGGTCGGATTCAATAGGGTTTTTGGCTACTACATTGAGGTCTCTAAGGCTAACCTCGGTCAGGTGCCACAGAGTTACATTAGAAAGCAGACCCTGGTCGGTGGTGAGCGTTTTTTCACGCCCGAACTAAAGGAGTACGAGTCCCTGATTCTGAATGCCCGTGACAGGATTGGTGAACTTGAAGCGGGTATCTTTCGCCGAATATGCTGCCAGGTATCTACAGCCAGCGAGCGTATTCTAGCCGTCGCCAGTGTCCTGGCTAATCTCGATGTCTTCTCCAGCCTGGCCGAGGTGGCAGTAAATCACAGTTATGTCCGACCAAGGTTGACCATGGACAGTGAAATAGTTATTAAGGGGGGACGTCACCCGGTAGTAGAGAGAGGAGTATCGACAAACAGCTTTGTACCAAATGATACCTATCTCTCCAATAGTGATAACCAGCTTATCGTCCTTACCGGACCCAACATGTCCGGTAAGTCAACCTATTTGAGACAGGTTGCCTTAAGCGTTCTGTTAGCGCAGATAGGAAGCTTTATTCCTGCCGAATCCGCTACCATCGGTCTGGTTGACCGTATATTTACCCGCATCGGCGCCGGAGAAGATATCGCCGCCGGTCAGTCAACCTTTATGGTAGAAATGGTGGAGACAGCCAACATCCTTAATAACGCCACACAGCGCTCGTTGATTATTCTGGATGAAATCGGGCGTGGTACCAGTACCTATGATGGACTTTCGATTGCCCGGGCGGTTTGTGAGTATATCCATAATAATTCCCGGTTGGGAGCCAAAACCATCTTCGCCACCCATTACCATGAACTGGTGGAATTAGCCAGTGTTCTACCCAGGGTAAAAAACTTCAACGTAGCGGTAACCGAAGAAGGCGGCAGGGTGGTCTTCTTATACAAGATTGTACCGGGTGGGGTTGACAAAAGCTATGGCATCCATGTTGCACAACTGGCCGGCTTGCCCAAGCCGGTAGTGCAGCGGGCTAATGAGATACTGAAGGAAATGGAAGAAGGCAACAGCAAGGAGACAACAGCACGAGAAAGACTAGGGCGAAAGAAAGAGACAGCCCGGCAGACATCGTTCTTCGGGCCAAAATCGCCGGTGGCAGAAGAACTGGAAAGACTTGACATAAACTCCCTGACACCGCTGGAGGCAATCAACAAGCTCTACGAATTGCAGAAGAAGGCGAGGGATGGGTAG
- a CDS encoding SDR family oxidoreductase: MGRVDDKVALVTGGATGLGEADARLLAKEGASVIITTRKKVEQGQAVVEEIRKEGGEATFLQLDVSKEDDWKRVMNEVVKKYGKLNIIVNNAGISVVKNVEETSLSDWNAVMDINSTGVFLGTKYGIETMKDSGEPCSIVNISSVEIHINEPDFFAYNAAKGAVRSITKTAAIHCCEAGYNIRVNAIYPGYIYTPMLDGEARDYGLTSAQYMAQLAEKYCPIGHVGEPMDIAYAVLYLASDESKFVTGADFIIDGGIAAK; encoded by the coding sequence ATGGGAAGAGTAGATGATAAGGTTGCCCTGGTAACCGGCGGTGCCACCGGCCTCGGAGAAGCTGATGCCCGTTTGCTGGCTAAGGAGGGAGCCAGTGTTATCATTACGACCAGGAAGAAGGTGGAGCAAGGACAGGCGGTGGTTGAAGAGATAAGAAAGGAAGGCGGAGAGGCCACTTTTCTTCAGCTTGATGTATCGAAAGAGGATGATTGGAAAAGGGTAATGAACGAAGTAGTTAAGAAATACGGTAAGCTCAATATTATCGTCAATAATGCCGGGATTTCCGTGGTGAAGAATGTTGAAGAAACCTCCCTGTCCGATTGGAATGCGGTAATGGACATTAATTCGACCGGAGTCTTCCTGGGGACTAAATACGGAATTGAGACGATGAAGGATAGTGGCGAACCGTGCTCGATAGTGAACATATCATCCGTTGAGATCCATATCAACGAGCCTGACTTTTTCGCCTATAATGCCGCTAAGGGTGCAGTGAGGAGCATTACCAAAACGGCAGCGATTCACTGTTGTGAAGCCGGGTATAACATCAGGGTCAATGCCATCTACCCGGGCTACATCTACACCCCGATGCTTGACGGGGAGGCCAGAGACTACGGACTGACCAGCGCACAGTACATGGCACAGCTAGCCGAGAAATACTGCCCCATAGGTCATGTCGGGGAACCGATGGACATCGCCTATGCTGTCCTTTATCTCGCTTCCGATGAATCTAAATTCGTTACCGGGGCAGACTTTATCATCGATGGCGGTATCGCGGCAAAGTAA
- a CDS encoding fumarylacetoacetate hydrolase family protein, which translates to MKSKRKVGKLNVKMKIIRFATGRKPEYGILEEKVIQAVAGNPYDGLEPSDRYYNIDDVRLLAPCSPSKVVAIGLNYYSHARELVMPVPANPLLFMKPSTSVIGPEGKIIYPRSSKRVDYEGELGVVMKAVASQVAAAKALEYVLGYTCFNDVTARDLQKQDGQWTRAKGFDTFAAVGPCIETELDPGNICIETYLNGQSKQRGSTSDLIFSVPELVSFISGIMTLLPGDVIATGTPSGIGPMSPGDVIEIRIAEIGILRNYVVESVD; encoded by the coding sequence TTGAAATCCAAAAGAAAGGTTGGTAAACTCAACGTTAAAATGAAAATCATCCGTTTTGCTACCGGCAGGAAGCCTGAATACGGAATACTGGAAGAGAAGGTTATCCAAGCTGTCGCTGGTAATCCTTATGACGGTTTGGAGCCGTCTGACCGCTACTATAACATTGATGATGTCCGACTTCTGGCACCCTGCTCGCCATCCAAGGTAGTGGCAATAGGGCTTAACTACTACAGCCACGCCCGGGAGCTGGTAATGCCCGTCCCGGCTAACCCGCTGCTTTTTATGAAGCCGTCGACATCAGTAATCGGTCCCGAGGGTAAAATCATCTACCCTCGTTCTTCAAAGAGGGTTGATTACGAAGGGGAACTCGGCGTAGTGATGAAAGCCGTAGCAAGTCAAGTAGCGGCGGCAAAGGCCCTGGAATATGTATTGGGTTATACCTGTTTTAACGATGTCACCGCGCGTGATCTTCAAAAACAGGACGGGCAGTGGACCCGGGCTAAAGGTTTTGATACCTTTGCTGCTGTTGGTCCCTGCATCGAGACCGAGCTTGATCCCGGCAATATCTGCATTGAGACCTATCTTAACGGTCAGTCAAAGCAAAGAGGCAGTACCAGCGATTTAATTTTCTCCGTCCCGGAGTTGGTGAGCTTTATATCCGGTATTATGACCCTGCTACCCGGGGATGTTATTGCCACCGGTACTCCCAGCGGCATCGGGCCGATGAGCCCCGGTGACGTGATAGAGATACGTATAGCCGAGATTGGGATCCTGAGAAACTACGTAGTCGAAAGCGTAGACTAG
- a CDS encoding pyruvate kinase alpha/beta domain-containing protein produces MELRTVYFEHPGSETTEATLRIARKRAEELDIKKILVASTSGATAVRAIDVITGVEVIIVSHVTGLREAESQEFKEENRRIIESKKGVILTTAHAFGGLSAAMRNKYNTYVLGMIIADTLRVFGQGVKVACEIALMAADSGLVRTDEDVISIGGTGHGADTAILLRPVNSHNFFNLKVKEILCKPHLS; encoded by the coding sequence ATGGAATTAAGGACCGTATATTTTGAACATCCCGGTAGCGAGACTACCGAGGCGACTCTCCGTATCGCTCGCAAGCGAGCGGAGGAGCTGGATATTAAGAAAATTCTGGTAGCATCGACAAGCGGCGCTACTGCGGTAAGGGCTATTGATGTCATCACGGGGGTGGAGGTTATCATAGTCAGCCACGTTACCGGACTGCGGGAAGCCGAAAGTCAGGAATTCAAGGAAGAGAACAGGCGGATCATTGAGAGTAAGAAAGGTGTCATACTGACTACGGCCCATGCCTTCGGCGGGCTGAGTGCCGCGATGCGTAATAAGTATAATACCTATGTCCTGGGGATGATAATCGCCGATACTCTGCGCGTCTTTGGGCAGGGAGTGAAGGTTGCCTGTGAAATAGCCCTGATGGCGGCTGATAGCGGCTTGGTACGTACCGATGAGGATGTTATCTCTATCGGCGGCACAGGTCATGGCGCCGATACTGCCATCTTGTTAAGGCCGGTGAATTCCCATAATTTCTTCAACCTTAAGGTCAAGGAAATCCTCTGCAAGCCGCACCTGTCCTAA
- the argJ gene encoding bifunctional glutamate N-acetyltransferase/amino-acid acetyltransferase ArgJ produces the protein MDGEISFITSGTVTTPQGFLAGATYAGLKKKKVKGILDLAILSAERSCTGAALFTTNRVKAAPVVLSRQRLQSGKVGAVVVNSGCANACVGEEGIRDAVEMADLAARNLGVSPDTVLVASTGVIGRRLPMDLIKAGIKRIKVSRDGGHDLARAIMTTDTVPKEAAVAVSSDNGNFVIGGAVKGSGMLHPNLATFLCFLTTDAAVEPEFLKHALQKAADVSFNMVSIDGDTSTNDMALIMSDGMADVTSTISPGDYHSEIFQEALNRICIHLAKSIARDGEGANRLIEINVSGAASIADARQVAKTIATSSLVKTAVHGKDPNWGRILAAAGRSGVEIVESRIGLSIGNICLVKAGCPVSFDEAEVARIMGNSEVVINLDLNLGRAETTAWGCDLSKEYVAINSEYTT, from the coding sequence GTGGACGGTGAAATTTCTTTCATAACATCGGGTACGGTTACCACGCCCCAAGGCTTCCTGGCCGGGGCTACCTATGCCGGACTGAAAAAGAAGAAGGTAAAAGGTATCCTCGATCTGGCTATTCTCTCTGCGGAACGTTCCTGCACCGGAGCGGCTCTATTCACTACTAACAGGGTCAAGGCAGCCCCGGTGGTGCTATCCCGGCAGCGTCTACAGTCAGGCAAAGTAGGGGCGGTAGTAGTAAACAGCGGTTGTGCCAATGCCTGTGTTGGTGAGGAAGGTATTAGAGATGCCGTCGAGATGGCAGATTTGGCCGCCCGGAATCTCGGGGTATCCCCGGATACTGTTTTGGTTGCCAGTACCGGCGTAATCGGCAGACGACTACCGATGGACCTTATCAAAGCTGGCATCAAGCGCATTAAGGTCTCCAGAGACGGCGGGCATGATCTGGCACGGGCGATAATGACTACCGATACCGTTCCCAAGGAAGCAGCAGTAGCGGTCAGCAGTGACAACGGTAATTTTGTTATCGGTGGTGCGGTCAAGGGCTCGGGAATGCTTCACCCCAACCTGGCTACTTTCCTTTGTTTTTTGACTACCGATGCTGCCGTAGAGCCGGAATTCCTCAAACACGCTCTGCAAAAAGCGGCTGACGTTTCTTTTAATATGGTTTCTATTGATGGGGACACCAGCACCAACGATATGGCACTGATTATGTCTGACGGAATGGCGGACGTCACAAGCACCATTTCGCCAGGGGATTACCATTCCGAGATTTTTCAAGAAGCCCTTAACCGAATCTGTATCCACCTGGCAAAGAGCATCGCCCGCGATGGTGAGGGAGCAAACCGGCTTATTGAAATCAATGTTAGCGGGGCGGCCAGCATTGCCGACGCCAGACAGGTAGCCAAGACAATAGCAACATCGTCTCTAGTGAAGACAGCGGTACACGGCAAAGACCCTAACTGGGGCAGAATCCTGGCCGCGGCCGGTCGTAGCGGCGTTGAGATAGTAGAATCGAGGATCGGCCTATCTATCGGGAATATCTGCCTGGTAAAAGCAGGCTGCCCGGTATCCTTTGATGAAGCGGAAGTAGCAAGAATAATGGGCAACAGTGAGGTAGTGATAAACCTGGATCTTAACCTGGGTAGAGCTGAAACCACTGCCTGGGGTTGTGACCTGTCCAAGGAATATGTCGCCATTAACAGCGAATACACGACTTGA
- the argB gene encoding acetylglutamate kinase, translating into MSRVTVIKIGGSTLGSHDTALTDIVELQKQGISLVIVHGGANVVTDWLKQQGVTTSFIRGERVTDETALKMVAAVLGGLVNKEIVAAINSQGGKAVGISGIDGALIQGRIRNKEMGYVGNVVRVNTDLLDALLDSGFVPVVSPLSLHSFDRPDDTPLMLNVNGDTVAGEISAAIGAERLIFLTDVAGISDSSGRFIPALSPHEAEALLTSGVASGGMIPKIKACLKALSNSSTTCIIMDGRKPHALLKQINGGSSSTTIKVI; encoded by the coding sequence TTGAGCAGAGTTACCGTAATAAAGATTGGCGGGTCTACCTTAGGTAGCCATGATACCGCCCTGACTGATATCGTTGAGCTTCAGAAACAGGGCATATCATTGGTTATCGTGCATGGTGGTGCTAATGTGGTAACCGATTGGCTGAAGCAACAGGGAGTGACCACCAGTTTTATCCGCGGCGAACGAGTAACCGATGAAACAGCCCTCAAAATGGTAGCTGCCGTGCTCGGCGGCCTGGTCAATAAGGAAATTGTCGCTGCAATTAATAGCCAGGGTGGAAAGGCAGTCGGTATCAGCGGTATCGACGGAGCACTAATCCAGGGCAGAATCAGGAATAAAGAGATGGGGTACGTCGGTAACGTGGTCAGGGTAAACACAGATCTCCTGGATGCCCTGCTTGATTCTGGATTCGTCCCGGTGGTCTCCCCTCTCAGTCTACACTCGTTTGACAGACCGGATGATACCCCGTTAATGCTTAATGTTAATGGCGATACCGTAGCCGGTGAAATTTCTGCTGCCATTGGTGCGGAAAGGCTTATCTTTCTCACCGATGTTGCCGGTATCAGCGACAGTTCGGGCAGATTTATCCCGGCGCTGTCACCGCATGAAGCCGAGGCTTTACTGACTTCAGGTGTAGCTTCAGGAGGAATGATTCCCAAGATTAAAGCCTGCTTGAAGGCTTTATCCAATAGTTCGACTACCTGTATTATTATGGATGGCAGAAAGCCGCACGCTCTGCTCAAGCAAATCAACGGTGGTAGTAGCAGCACCACGATAAAGGTTATTTAG
- a CDS encoding acetylornithine transaminase translates to MNTGMSHWQELENRYFMHTVERTPLTLIKGKGAWVWDENGRKYLDFVAGWAVDSLGHCHPAVTKAVIEQVQTLIHTSNQFYTIPQVQLAEILVQYSCLDRVFFSNSGAEANEGAVKLARRYGKRYRDGAYEVITASSSFHGRTLAMVAATGQEKHQQPYLPLPDGFTHVEYNDIEAIKAATKEKTCAVMLELVQGEGGVNMPDKDYLTEVRAWCDKQGILLILDEVQTGVARLGTLFAYEQFGIEPDIMTLAKGLASGIPIGATLAKDRVSVFSPGEHGSTFGGNPVACAAGYATLKFIIENDVAGNVRETGNYLASGLEKLKQKFSFITNVRGRGLLLAMEFNSDIAQPVLMACLDKGLLVNRLKPNTLRFMPPLIIGKSEVDEALGILEQVLAGRIA, encoded by the coding sequence ATGAATACTGGAATGAGCCACTGGCAGGAGCTTGAAAACAGGTACTTTATGCATACCGTGGAACGGACACCCCTGACCCTGATCAAGGGGAAAGGGGCATGGGTCTGGGATGAGAACGGCCGGAAGTACCTCGATTTTGTCGCCGGTTGGGCAGTTGACAGCCTGGGACACTGTCACCCGGCAGTAACCAAAGCAGTGATTGAACAGGTACAGACACTCATCCATACCTCGAACCAGTTCTATACTATTCCCCAGGTACAACTGGCGGAGATCCTCGTTCAGTATAGTTGCCTGGACAGGGTCTTCTTCAGCAATAGCGGAGCCGAGGCTAATGAAGGCGCGGTGAAACTGGCCCGGCGCTACGGGAAACGATACCGAGACGGGGCCTATGAAGTAATTACCGCCAGCAGCTCGTTTCATGGCCGTACACTGGCCATGGTGGCTGCTACCGGCCAGGAAAAGCACCAGCAACCCTACCTCCCCCTACCGGATGGTTTCACTCATGTGGAGTATAATGACATCGAAGCGATAAAAGCGGCTACTAAGGAAAAGACTTGCGCTGTGATGCTGGAACTGGTGCAGGGTGAAGGTGGAGTAAATATGCCCGATAAGGATTACCTGACTGAGGTGCGGGCATGGTGTGATAAGCAGGGCATTCTTCTCATTCTGGATGAAGTCCAGACAGGGGTGGCCCGACTGGGGACGCTTTTTGCCTATGAGCAGTTTGGCATCGAACCTGATATAATGACACTAGCCAAGGGGCTGGCCAGTGGTATCCCCATCGGAGCCACACTGGCCAAGGATAGGGTATCCGTATTCAGTCCTGGAGAGCATGGCTCTACCTTTGGCGGCAATCCGGTGGCGTGTGCCGCCGGGTACGCGACACTGAAGTTCATTATCGAAAATGATGTCGCCGGAAACGTCAGGGAGACGGGGAACTATCTGGCGTCCGGACTGGAGAAGCTGAAGCAGAAGTTTTCCTTTATTACTAATGTTCGTGGGCGTGGGCTACTATTAGCCATGGAGTTTAACAGTGATATTGCCCAGCCGGTGCTGATGGCCTGTCTTGACAAGGGGCTGTTGGTCAACCGGTTGAAGCCAAACACACTGCGTTTTATGCCTCCTCTAATCATCGGTAAAAGTGAGGTTGATGAAGCGCTGGGCATCCTGGAGCAGGTACTGGCCGGTCGTATTGCTTAA
- a CDS encoding alpha/beta fold hydrolase, protein MDIDKIINEIEEGRGYGSEQYVTVGGMNIRCSVSGDGPPLLLLHGFGEFLETWDFNFHFLSEHCRVYAMDLPGHGLSDKPYLDYKVSFFTDFVIGFMDNFGINHANIIGHSFGGAIAASVAASFPEKVDKLVLESCFGLSNDISLLHNLCSMPVMGSVDSTEPAVRSALEHRVRMEFYNPDFVAREIAGMSYRFMQMKEASRVMLNIMHNWVGVNGLKPEVVMIDKLHLIKSPTLFIHCEQDRIHPVNLSQKAYRLIPKSSLKVFNECGHCPHIEKAAQFNEEVLAFLERG, encoded by the coding sequence ATGGACATCGATAAGATCATCAACGAGATAGAAGAGGGAAGAGGTTACGGCAGCGAGCAGTATGTTACCGTGGGCGGTATGAATATTCGCTGCTCAGTGAGTGGCGATGGTCCTCCTCTTCTGTTGCTTCATGGCTTCGGAGAATTCCTGGAAACCTGGGACTTCAATTTCCACTTCTTGAGTGAACACTGCCGGGTATATGCCATGGACCTGCCCGGGCACGGCCTGTCTGACAAGCCATACCTCGATTACAAGGTTTCTTTTTTTACTGACTTTGTGATCGGTTTTATGGACAATTTCGGGATTAACCATGCCAATATCATCGGACACTCTTTCGGCGGCGCCATTGCCGCAAGTGTTGCCGCAAGCTTTCCGGAGAAAGTTGATAAGCTTGTCCTGGAATCCTGCTTCGGTTTGAGTAACGATATATCCCTGCTTCATAATCTGTGCAGTATGCCGGTAATGGGTAGCGTCGACAGCACGGAACCTGCGGTGAGGTCTGCCCTGGAGCACAGGGTAAGGATGGAATTCTATAATCCGGATTTCGTCGCCCGTGAGATAGCCGGAATGAGCTATCGGTTTATGCAGATGAAAGAGGCAAGTCGGGTGATGCTGAACATTATGCATAACTGGGTAGGCGTTAACGGCCTTAAGCCTGAGGTAGTCATGATAGACAAACTACACCTGATCAAATCACCTACTCTGTTCATCCATTGTGAGCAGGATAGGATCCACCCTGTCAATCTATCTCAAAAGGCTTATCGTCTCATTCCCAAAAGCAGCCTGAAGGTATTCAACGAGTGCGGCCATTGCCCCCATATCGAGAAAGCCGCCCAGTTTAATGAAGAGGTACTAGCATTTCTGGAGCGGGGTTGA
- a CDS encoding argininosuccinate synthase encodes MSGKVVLAYSGGLDTSVAIRWLKEKYDLDVIAVCIDVGNERDFSLIRQKALDIGAIKVSVIDAKKSYISDYVFPALQANAIYEGQYPLATALARPLMAKLLVEVAREENAQAVAHGCTGKGNDQVRFDVSFNALAPELKIIAPAREWGMTRQQTISYAQSHGIPVPITVASPYSIDESLWGKAIECGVLDDPWAEPPEEAFTWTKSPDAAPDVADYVEIGFESGIPVAMDGKKMDGVSLVNRLNEVAGGHGIGRIDHVESRLVGIKSREVYEAPAAVVLLQAHLALEVMTLSRDQLRFKQRVAQDYADLIYNGLWFTALRQDLDAYIRSSQRFVSGTVRLKLFKGCCRVVGRKSPFSLYKHSLATYDKGDEFDHSAAVGFIHLWGLPARTQAQVQDTK; translated from the coding sequence ATGTCGGGCAAAGTAGTATTGGCTTATAGCGGCGGGTTGGATACATCGGTAGCCATCAGATGGCTCAAGGAGAAATACGATCTGGACGTGATCGCTGTCTGCATTGACGTCGGCAATGAGCGGGACTTTTCACTAATTCGACAGAAAGCGCTTGACATCGGCGCTATCAAGGTATCGGTAATAGATGCTAAGAAATCATACATCAGCGACTATGTTTTCCCTGCATTGCAGGCTAACGCCATTTATGAAGGGCAGTATCCCCTGGCTACGGCTCTAGCCCGTCCTCTGATGGCCAAGCTGCTGGTAGAAGTGGCACGGGAGGAAAACGCCCAGGCAGTGGCCCATGGCTGTACCGGTAAGGGAAATGACCAGGTAAGATTCGATGTAAGCTTTAACGCTCTGGCACCGGAGCTCAAGATAATTGCCCCGGCCCGGGAATGGGGGATGACCCGCCAGCAGACCATTAGCTATGCTCAAAGTCACGGTATACCGGTGCCCATCACCGTAGCCAGTCCCTACTCAATCGATGAAAGCCTCTGGGGTAAAGCTATCGAGTGCGGTGTACTTGATGACCCCTGGGCCGAGCCCCCCGAGGAGGCATTTACCTGGACAAAATCACCCGATGCAGCCCCCGATGTGGCGGACTATGTCGAGATTGGTTTTGAAAGTGGTATTCCGGTCGCCATGGATGGTAAGAAGATGGATGGCGTCAGCCTGGTCAACCGATTGAACGAAGTGGCCGGGGGACATGGTATCGGCCGGATCGACCATGTGGAGAGCCGGCTGGTAGGGATAAAATCAAGAGAAGTATACGAAGCACCGGCCGCGGTAGTACTGCTTCAGGCACACCTCGCTCTGGAAGTAATGACGCTATCCCGGGACCAATTGCGCTTCAAACAGAGGGTAGCTCAGGACTATGCCGACCTTATCTATAACGGTCTTTGGTTTACGGCACTACGCCAGGACTTAGATGCCTATATCCGGTCTTCCCAGCGTTTTGTCAGCGGCACGGTGAGATTGAAGCTGTTCAAAGGGTGCTGCCGCGTGGTCGGGCGAAAGTCCCCGTTCTCGCTATATAAGCATAGTTTGGCCACCTATGATAAAGGTGACGAGTTTGACCACAGTGCCGCCGTCGGTTTTATCCACCTCTGGGGACTTCCGGCCAGGACTCAGGCACAGGTACAGGATACCAAATAG